The following nucleotide sequence is from Mangifera indica cultivar Alphonso chromosome 1, CATAS_Mindica_2.1, whole genome shotgun sequence.
TAACTATGCCTTCCCTTTGATTGCAGGAACAAAAGAGAGACACAAAGTTACATCGAAATCTCAGATTCATTGGGAGTTGATAAACCATcggaaattttgtttattacaGATGTCTACCAAGAAGCTACAGCTGCAAAAGCTGCAGGTAACCAGCTgcttttaatcaatttatttttaacaatgcCTGGTTAACATGTCCATTTTTCATCAGGTTCATCTGCAATGCAAATGCTGTTAAACTAGTTATATAAGATGTCTAAACTCTTTTTTATAACTTCATTTAAACTTTATACCGCATTTTCACTGCCATATAATAAAGTTTTCTCAGGACAGTGTtacataaatgttttttttttttttcccaaatctTTTAGATTTGGAACACATGAATATTAGCATTACTGTGAAGGGAAAAAGATGACCTAGTTTCCAGATTTATAGTCAAAATGTTTGATGTTTCTCTAACTGCGATCCACCGTTTAGGTTTGGAGGTGGTAATCTCTGTCCGGCCAGGAAATGCTCCTCTCCCAGAGAATCATGGATTCAAGACGATCACTTCATTTGCAGAAATATGATTATTGTTGTTGACATATGAACACTAATAAACAACTCAAAGTTTAGAAAGAAAATGTCATCACTATTATCGCTCTAGCATGTTGGCTTTGAAGATAAGTGGTAGCTTGTTTGCAAAGCATGCTTGATTTTTGTTGCATTTCTCCTTCATCTATTCAGTTTTATTTTCTCAACATAAGGATAAAAGAACAGAATTTAGCATATATGTCAAATAAGGAACAGTAAATATCTTataattcaaacataaaatatttaaaaattatttatctaatttgatACTCAAATTTGAGTAAACAAAATCTTAGTGATACtctatatattatcatatgagaAAGTTATTTCATAAGATATATTTAGATATGAAAATTACGGtttcaattatcaaaaaaattatgtgtacttattttaggCACACAAGTGCATATACACTCGTATATGTCATCACATATTTgtgatttttaattagagataaactgacatttaattatgtaatgacaCATACGAGTATGTATATAATTGTGTATCACAAGTTGGTACACATAGAATTGCTCTTCAATgatttaaggaaaagttgtcaTTGCCCATGTATAAGCCTAATGATCTACAACTagtacaaaatttgaaacaaaatgcAAGAGAAGTTCCAAGGTCAATTGATTCCATTATAGTTATCATAGCtgaaaacttgaattaaaagagaaatttaTCTCACGTTTTCTCCACATTGAACatcactttttataatttcattgagACCTTTCAGTAGTGCATAAAGACCAGGACTTGATCaagtttttatagaaaatttgaCTTCATATTTGATAGTATTCTGATAAACTTTAATTTCCAAAATGATCAAAATGAAATTTGGGTTCAGAAtttgaggggggggggggggggggggggggggaatgtatAGAGAATCTCTATGAGATTCTAAAAATAGAAAACTACCATAGTGACAGAAGTGACAAAATGGGTGGCTAGAGGCATCCAAAGAAGGATATAAAGAGATGAAAATTGGCTATTTTTTGTCCATAGCCATAACTCTATGGGTCCAGATCTCAGATTCTCATACTGACAAAGTAAGACTCCAAATGGGAAAGAGAAGGCCTTCACATTTTCATTactttacttgaaaataaaaatcactCTCTTTTTCAATCATCATCATAACCTAGTCCCCCACTTCTCTTTCCGTCTGTTTTAACCTTTCTTGTGTTCTACATTCAGTATGAATTCATCTCTTTCAAGTCAAAGAAAGGGGCAGAAAACTATATAATACAAAAGTTTTAAGAAATTGCTCTGCAAAAACAAGATTTGTAATTAACATTAGGACAGTGACATGACTTTTCTTTCACATTAATTATTCATCTTCATTGCTATAACCAACTTTACACTGCAAGTATTCAAtaccaaaaaaatttgataactgTACTAAAGATTGAACAGGAAGTCAAGGAAAATGCTTTAAAGGCCAAGGCGTTTTAGTAATCACCAAATTGTTGTAGCTGAGTCAACAAAATTAGATGAGACTACATTTTCTGTCTCTTGTTGAGTTCTCGTCTGCAATATGGGTCATTTTCAGATTGAAATTGCTTCCCTGGCAAACTGTTGACTCCCCCTAAGGTGGGAAATTGACTTGATCCAGCTTCACAACCCAGTAGCGTCATTAAACACAAAGACTTGGAATTTGAATCACAATAGATTGGACTacgtttttcaatttaatacaCCATCCAAATCCATTTGTGTGAATCAAGAACACCATTCAAATACACGAATCAATCAGTTGTTAActaattttcccttttcaatTGGATTGACATTCATTCTTCCAAGCACACTCATAACACAAACACAAATGTTAGCTTGAGTATTTTGTATTCACTGTTTTACAAAATTCAAATGTAAACACAAATTCTGAGTTGTAGTACTGGGTGTGAGAGAGCGAAAGAGAGAGAGTTTGgttattcttttgttttgaaattcttGCAAATTAATCCTTACAACATAAAGACAAACAAGTCATGATTAGGCAAAGCACTAAATGACTTACTGCCACGgcaaaaatgaatatatacaaGAAAAGAGATACATGGCTTGCTGTTGATCATACAAACACATGGAGAGATGGTTAAGAAATTAGAATTCAATTCATATTTAGAGTTTTATTTGACAGAGGatggaaaatttttaaaaagaaaaaaaatacacaaaagaaagaaaattaattagaagCTTACCATATTATGGAAAAGAGATCAAATTGTACAATTGGAACAAGATCCTCTACTTTTCCTGCCTGAAAATCATCCAAAACCCATCAAACTTCCTCTTAAAACCATtctcaaattacatttttttttttttgtcaggCAGATGAGCCTGAAACTCTAGGTGAAGTTACAGGAAACAGTGACAAAAGCTGTGGCTCATGATCTCTTGGAGTTGATATTGGTGATGGATGCATATAAAATCCCTTCTCAGCTATGGCTCTCTCTTCCTCTGATGATGAGTTTCCTAAAGAAGGAGAAGACTTGTTGAAAGGGTCTTCATTTAGTGGTGTAACAGGACTACTAAGTGCAAGTTTCGGAAAGTCAAGCAAACTTGGAGACAAGATTTCAGGCTTATTCCTAGGAGAAAACCCAGAATTATTAGCAAAACTTGGTATCAAAGTATTGATCATGAGACTGTTCTTGAAGTTGTTAGCTCTCCTTTCATAAAGCTTAAAACTTTGCTTCTTCGGAGTGGTGGTCTTAATGGGCGGAATGACAAAAGACGACTTGTTCGACGAGGAAGATGGATCTGTTGGCGCAACCGGTTTCAATGAAGCTTGCTTGGCGGTTTCAGAAGAACCAGTCAGCATTTGAACTACTTGCTTGAAGTTGGTTGTGTCTGCTTGAACAAAAGTCGTTGGGTAAGGGTTAGTTTCTGTAGATCTGGAGACGGGAATTGGCGTGAGTGGTGGGGTGTGAATTTGGACACCATTGCTGTTGCTACTGCTGATGGTATTGCTTCCAACACTCTTTGGTGAGTTTAAGGTAGATGGGTTCTTGTTTTCTTGTAACATTCTTGTTATTGTGGTTTCCATTTTgatgtcttcttcttcttcttcaacaccAGCTCCACCACCACTCAAAAACCACAAAAATTTacagaaacaaagaaagaaaatctctTTTTCAAAGGGTTAGTTTAGTTAGTTCAATTTAAGCTTGATTTGGTAggagaacaagaaaaataagaaagaagaagagtgaAAAACAAGACTTGGTCTGGTTtgatgagagagagagagagtatgCATTTGCCTTTGCCTCTGCCTTTGCTTACTTATTAActtaatgtttttgtttttgttttcttgtgctgcaaaacatttttcttttcttttttgtatttgACTCTTCTTCTTTTCATGTGGGGGGTTGATTAGTTAATGAGAAAATGGAGGAtggataattatttatttattttcatttaaaaataataataaagtgagAGTATCTGTTGAAAAtggaatttgatttgttttaggGTCTGTGATTGGCATGAGCATATGTGCTTGAGCCACCATTGTCAAGTCATTGCAATTGAATATGAATAAgattataattagatatatggCATGGACTTCAGAGCCCTGGTTTGAAGAAACTTGTGTGATGGGATTGGTGATCATGATgggaaccttttttttttttaatcaatttcaagCATCTCATGCTTCACCTTCCAATCAATTTTTTACTTCATTAAATAAGGATATTATTTGGAGacttattgataaatattatgaaaaaaaaaagaaaagaaaagaaaaagttaccAATGTTTTattgtgaattttttattgttttttgatTGGTTAGATCAACATAAAACTTCAAAGTAtctttatcttatataatttagtattttaagataaacataaaattttatttattcaatttaatttatgaaattttaatttttcttattttttttataaaatttaaagtgaaattatatgaaaaaaaaaatgtagggTAGGAGAactatttctaaaataaataaataaaataaaatcaatttaaattagtcATAATATCTCCCATAGTCACAATACTTAGATGCTGGTGACATCATTTTGCATTTGTTAATtgattatgatataatattccATATGGGGATGGACTTTGggcaaaattaattataatagttcattaatttgaataactcgtattaaatcaaactcaattagataaaacttttctaatttGAGGGTATTTTAATAGTGAGGAACCACTtcataacccaaaaaaaaaaatcaaatttgatttaaaataatgttatgtggatccaattttaaatattcaattaaatactcagacgatatgttattatatgattgggtattattttatctttaatttaaaattatttaattatataataatactttatttgaatatcaattaaatactcaaaataaggtataaataatttttttgtttaatttatatggatttaaaataaagttataagAAAAGATATTTTATAGATACTTTTCTAGAAATACAAGGccatttgtaaattttaaatagtaattatTTCAAGAAGTGCTGGATTGCATCATTCAATTGTTGCTTGTGTCacttgattttgatatgttattCTAAACATATGAAAAACTATAAGCAAACTTATAACATTCCACCTCTAAATGATAGTTTGAACGACAAAAAGAATGTTTCttatataagagaatataaattcaaaccgaTTTCATGTATAAAAGAGTATGAGTTTAAATCTCTTTAGTTTAATAGTTATCAGATTGATTATTAGACCTAGAGTTTGTCTCTGATTGGAATGAGGTTCTTCAttatccaaaaacaaaaaaaaacttataacaTTCCATGAAAAGACTTCATAAAAAACACTATTGTATACGCATTAGCTGAAAAAATAATTTCGAATGTCAACCATTTCAATGTGAATCTATTCTGTCTCTAAATTATTGTCAATGGAGccaacaaaacaaaagcaatgcccaaattataaaattatagttgaatatagtttataaaatgttattttacataaacatgaaaaaattgttaatagtttggtaaaagaaataaaatcgAATACtcgtttttattttaaaaaataagaaaaatattgaaaaaaaaaaaagaaaaaaaaaaagaaagacgggGGACCAAACCAAGTGTCCTTTACAAAGCACAATTTGTAGTAGTTGGTAAAGGGATCACATTGTTTCTCAAGAAAAATCATTGTTGTGTAGACTGTTGAGTTAACAAAGTTGAACCCATCATAAAAGCAAAagtaattagaaaaattaattttcacatagaataatgtaattaaaagCATTATGTCTTCATAAAGTCTACACATAAATAAAGGCctctcaaatatttaatttacttcAATTATGTGTTTGATTGAGTGTACATTGCCCACTACTTAAATCTATAATGCATTTATAACAAACCTGTATTTACAAAAAGTAATGTTGTGTGCAATTCAATTTTCAGAATCGAATCAGGTTTTTAAacgatgtgtcattatatgattaagtaaaattttaaagggaaaTACTATacgtataaattttaaatatataaacagatacatacttatatgttatcatataattaaatattactttatttttaatttaaaatcatccaatcacatgataatacacatcaaatgtgtattcatttatgtattcataatgggtataaatagttttattgaatttaaaattacttaatcatataatgatacgtaATATAGGTACCAGTTAgatattatacattattttattgattgtcCAATACTTCGTATGGgtatataaaatgttttatatacaaaaatatgtgtgtgtatatatatatcataaaatttaaaaataataatatgtatttatacttttaactatataaataaatatataaataatatattatcatatatttatatatattttacctgtaattaaaaattatttgatgaaataataatggATTATTATTAACAGAGAAAGAGTGAGCAGTTTTATTTTACTATCATTGTTGGTCccacatttttttgttttttcagttcAAATGTTCATCAATGAACTTTGTTAGGTGGAGAGCCAACTGGGCAAATTtacttgtcttcttcttcttcttctttctgcgGCCTCAATTTTCTCTCAATGatattttgcttttgtttacATGTCAATCGGCCTACTTGCTAACAATTAAGTACAGTTGAATTGGCCGGCTTGACTAAATGGGTTTATAAAATTGGAAGCATTAGGTGGCTTCACTTTGTAGGGTCCGCCAAACACAGCCTTATTAGTTCACCCTCCCGGCGgctgaaactttattttttttatttttttcttttagcaaGAATTCTCACTCAAAGTGAATTATTATTTTCGAAATTCaactaattatatcaaataagataaGTTTTAGTTTGATAACCGGTTTTACAATGACTTAACTAAATAAGtgaagagtttaattttgatatatcgtcaaaagagatttaaactcatatttttatatatagaactAAGATATAGTGGTTGAACCCTAGCTAAGCTCTTCTACCTGTCTTTGCCGGCCGCTGTGTTCCAAGaacaaaattaatctttttccccaaagaaattcaattttaaatttcaaatctatTCAAACTCCTCTAACTTTTAATTTCCATAAATAAGGTGTTGGCCAAGAGGgcatcatttattaattatgcaACAGATTACTTAAATTTAAgggttcaaaaatattaaatcttttACACGAAACAATAAGTTCATAGGGTATTTCTTTATCAGAGATAAAGAACACatagaatttcaaaatattcATTAGAAGTATGCAAATTTGGTGTAAAATTTTTCAAGGAGTCATAGAAGTTTAATTcacaataaattatgtattattttatctataatttaaaatcactcaatcagatagatatatatcatcattaatacacaaattattttttattattattattatacataattttattgcaatattattcatataacaataaaaatgtataattttgacttaaaatgaacagccattttttttttaattttttttcttgggtgTTAGGAAAATATGCATAAAGGAGATGCTCTTGTAGCTACAATTTCtaccattttttattaatacccatatattaaaattttaactcatgATGTTGATGGTTATAAAGTTTTCCAATGAAGAGttggttaaaattatttttttttttaaaactacaaCAAAAACAAACCTAGAAGAGAACAAAGTAGAAAGTTTCTTGGTAGGTGAGTAATATggttgtatattaaaattttgattagaaaatGAAAGGGAAAGACCTTgactttctttcccttttttttttttttttaattacaagagcaaagaaatttatgttttaagttgcaaaaaaagataaaataaaatagagacATTGAGAAAGAAAGTTTGTCCACAAGTTATTGATTATAACTTGGAAGTCAAAAGTTTGATGGGCCTACAATTTGTCCCTTGGGTTGCTCTCAATAATCATCATAAATTTGTTCATCAATTAAGTTGACTTGAGagggggggaaaaaaaaaagaacaaagctAATAGGGTGttgattgattaaaaaaaaaacttttctcAAAGAAAGCCTTTTCAATCTAATCTCCACAATGTAGAAAGATTGCTTTGTTTTAGTGATTTGTTGTATACCATTCTTTTTCCCCTTCCAAATGATGTATTTTTGAACTTTCCTCTTgatcttttatttccttgatTTTGGTATGAAATATGATGATAATACAACCTTTCATGTTGTAcatccatatatataatttttttttaattttttatatatatataaaatagcacgtttagtttttttaaatattttttcacttttttataatataaattaagtttttcattcaaTATATTGTCCAACAATTCCTTACTCGCAAAGTCTCTCCTCAAAAATAGATCATTTATAAAAGCAATAACATGTGCTTTGATTGACAGATAAACATATTTCAAACAGAAAACACAATCCAccaatttacatatttttagggtattaaaaatgttattgtAAAAGGGTTtagatttgtaatttaaataaataaagaagagaGATAGAGAGTTGGCATGTTCCAAGCATGATGAATGGTTGAGAAACATGTATcccttttaatatattataaacttcttttgtttcaagtcaaaactTCCTATCATTAACCAAAACCAAATTCCACTCACTTTCAATTCTAACTTGCCATTTTCTGCACCCCAAATCACTCCCAAAAACTTCCCTTTTATAACCAAATCTTACCACCAACAAAAATTATCCCAACTATAATGATTGTTTCGAGCTAGTTTCATGCCAACTATAATGATTTTTTCGTCTTTATCATCTATACCAAATAgatgaatatgaatataatgacagatcttataatcattatatcatgtaaatgtaataatttaatattaatatatatcacCAATATATTTACAACCTAGGTTAGATATTCTATTTTTCTATCCAAACTATCACTGGCAGCTAAGAATAAAATGCTGCAGTAAGTAGGAGGAAGCTTTTGTGGGAATAAAAGCGAGATTTCTGAAATGTTGGTCAGGCCTTGTTGATGAATAGTGAGTTATTTGAAATCAGTTTCCACCCTGAACTACAAGCAATTGGGCCGACAGTGCTCTGCTAATTTAATCAGAACTGACACAAAAACGTGTTTTGAAATGTTATGTCATATTTGCATGGCCAAAAGAATtttccgttaattttaaaaatcgtatttatttatttatgaattattaaaattaattaaatttattagttatattattttttcttttaaatcttaaaaattaataattttcctcaatctaaattttcaaaaattatattttttcttagggttttcaaatctttagatctaatttttttaacgaCGATCGACGATCTTCAAGCACCTATTCTCTCTCTTCGACGACCTCTCTTTTTAATCGTACATCTTTTAATACCATGTGATGTCATCGGCGATGAAGACATCGTCTTTATCTTTAAACGAAGACATCATCTTCGTCTTTAAACGAAGACATCATCTTCGTCTTTAAACGAAGATGTGTTATCTTCGTTGATGTTGATACCTAAAAAGGGAAAACGCCGTATGGTTTTAAAGATGAGATGTTGAGGAGGAAAATACGTCACCTGGAGATCGTCGGTCATagtcaaaaaattcaatctgaaagtttgaaaaccttaaaggaaaaatattatttttgaaaatttaagttaaaagaaaattattagtttttagaagaaaattgaaaacttaggttaggagaaaaataaaataaaatataaatttatttttaatattatatataaaataatgattttgtctgtgaaattgtttttttaataatttataaattggtaaataaaaattttaaaattaacgaagggaaatttgaaaaaaaaaacctacctTTGATGGAAAATAGCCCTTTGGCCCATTTGAATTCATCAAATTAAATACCTGTCTCAACAGGGAAGTTACAGTCTTAGCATGAAAAGAACTTAATTAAtaaggaaatattttattattatatttgattaaagataataaaaaaatattaatatattatttttatacttgatgaaattattttaaagattattaaatataattataataaaatcaaaattattttagtaatctttgaatacctaagataaaaatagtaatttgatcactttttatattatctatcatattactgttaaaaatagaaaattattagaatttt
It contains:
- the LOC123210180 gene encoding VQ motif-containing protein 19-like — encoded protein: METTITRMLQENKNPSTLNSPKSVGSNTISSSNSNGVQIHTPPLTPIPVSRSTETNPYPTTFVQADTTNFKQVVQMLTGSSETAKQASLKPVAPTDPSSSSNKSSFVIPPIKTTTPKKQSFKLYERRANNFKNSLMINTLIPSFANNSGFSPRNKPEILSPSLLDFPKLALSSPVTPLNEDPFNKSSPSLGNSSSEEERAIAEKGFYMHPSPISTPRDHEPQLLSLFPVTSPRVSGSSA